The proteins below are encoded in one region of Avibacterium volantium:
- the glyA gene encoding serine hydroxymethyltransferase produces the protein MLKRSMNIADYDPVLWQAILDENRRQEEHIELIASENYASPRVMEAQGSQFTNKYAEGYPGKRYYGGCEYADIVEQLAIDRAKELFGADYANVQPHSGSQANAAVYMALLNPGDTILGMSLAHGGHLTHGASVSFSGKIYHAEQYGITDEGVIDYDALREQALRVKPKMIVGGFSAYSQVVDWAKMREIADEVGAYLFVDMAHVAGLIAAGVYPNPLPHAHVVTTTTHKTLGGPRGGLVLAKGGDEELYKKLNSAVFPAGQGGPLVHVIAAKAVCFKEALEPEFKAYQQQVVKNAKAMVEVFKQRGYNVVSNGTENHLFLVDLVSHGLTGKAADAALGKANITVNKNAVPNDPQKPFITSGIRVGTPSVTRRGFKEAEVKELAGWMCDVLDAVGKENEAEVIAATKAKVLDICQHLPVYPA, from the coding sequence ATGTTAAAAAGAAGTATGAACATCGCTGATTACGATCCCGTATTATGGCAAGCCATTTTAGACGAAAACCGCCGTCAGGAAGAACATATCGAATTAATCGCATCAGAAAACTATGCCAGCCCACGCGTAATGGAAGCGCAAGGTTCCCAATTTACCAATAAATATGCGGAAGGTTACCCAGGTAAACGCTATTATGGCGGCTGTGAGTATGCGGATATTGTTGAGCAATTAGCGATCGACCGTGCTAAAGAATTATTTGGCGCAGATTATGCCAATGTGCAACCGCACTCAGGTTCACAAGCCAATGCGGCGGTTTATATGGCATTGTTAAATCCGGGTGATACCATTTTAGGAATGAGCTTGGCACACGGCGGACACTTAACTCACGGTGCCTCAGTGAGCTTTTCGGGCAAAATTTATCACGCAGAACAATATGGTATCACTGATGAAGGCGTAATTGATTATGACGCATTGCGTGAACAAGCGCTACGCGTTAAGCCAAAAATGATTGTGGGTGGTTTTTCTGCCTATTCTCAAGTAGTTGATTGGGCGAAAATGCGTGAGATTGCTGATGAAGTTGGCGCTTATTTATTCGTGGATATGGCGCACGTTGCAGGCTTAATCGCTGCAGGTGTTTATCCAAACCCATTACCGCACGCGCACGTTGTGACAACCACAACGCACAAAACCTTGGGCGGCCCGCGTGGTGGCTTGGTTTTAGCGAAAGGCGGTGATGAAGAGCTTTACAAAAAATTAAACAGCGCTGTTTTCCCAGCTGGCCAAGGTGGTCCATTGGTTCACGTTATTGCGGCCAAAGCGGTATGTTTTAAAGAAGCTCTCGAGCCAGAGTTTAAAGCTTATCAGCAACAAGTGGTGAAAAACGCAAAAGCGATGGTGGAAGTGTTTAAACAGCGTGGTTATAACGTGGTGTCTAACGGCACAGAAAACCATTTATTCTTAGTGGATTTAGTGAGCCACGGTTTAACAGGAAAAGCCGCCGATGCCGCATTAGGCAAAGCGAACATTACGGTAAACAAAAATGCCGTACCAAATGATCCACAAAAACCGTTTATCACTTCAGGGATTCGTGTAGGCACACCTTCTGTGACTCGCCGTGGTTTTAAAGAAGCAGAAGTGAAAGAGCTAGCAGGCTGGATGTGCGATGTGCTTGATGCCGTGGGTAAAGAAAACGAAGCAGAAGTTATCGCAGCAACAAAAGCGAAAGTGCTAGATATTTGTCAGCATTTGCCGGTTTATCCTGCGTAA
- the purH gene encoding bifunctional phosphoribosylaminoimidazolecarboxamide formyltransferase/IMP cyclohydrolase: MQPNRPIRQALLSVSDKTGIVEFAQGLVQRGVKLLSTGGTAKLLMEKGLPVIEVSDYTGFPEMMDGRVKTLHPKVHGGILGRRGVDDEIMAQHQIDPIDMVVVNLYPFAQTVAKPDCTLEDAVENIDIGGPTMVRSAAKNHKDVAIVVNNQDFSAILAEMDQNQNGLTLETRFDLAIKAFEHTAQYDAMIANYFGKLVKPYFAANEEEQNALCGQFPRTLNLNFIRKQTMRYGENGHQNAAFYVEKEQKEASVSTAKQLQGKALSYNNIADTDAALECVKSFNEPACVIVKHANPCGVALGEDILDAYNRAYQTDPTSAFGGIIAFNRPLDEATAQAIVDRQFVEVIIAPVVQEGAKAVLKAKKNVRVLECGEWHSEPQQRLDFKRVNGGLLVQDSDLGMVDLADLQVVSKRKPTEKELQDLLFCWKVAKFVKSNAIVYAKDNQTIGIGAGQMSRVYSAKIAGIKAQDEGLEVKGCVMASDAFFPFRDGIDAAAKVGIECVIHPGGSMRDQEVIDAADEHNMVMVLTGMRHFRH, translated from the coding sequence ATGCAACCAAATCGCCCAATTCGTCAGGCTTTACTTAGTGTTTCAGACAAAACTGGTATTGTGGAATTTGCTCAAGGCTTAGTGCAACGTGGAGTGAAACTGCTTTCCACTGGTGGCACGGCAAAATTATTAATGGAAAAAGGTTTGCCTGTTATCGAAGTATCCGATTACACAGGCTTTCCAGAAATGATGGACGGGCGAGTGAAAACCCTGCACCCGAAAGTTCACGGCGGTATTTTAGGACGCCGTGGGGTTGATGATGAAATAATGGCGCAGCACCAGATTGATCCCATTGATATGGTGGTAGTGAATCTTTATCCTTTCGCCCAAACCGTGGCAAAACCAGATTGCACCCTTGAAGATGCAGTAGAAAATATTGATATTGGCGGCCCAACAATGGTGCGATCTGCAGCGAAAAATCATAAAGATGTGGCGATTGTGGTGAATAATCAGGATTTTTCTGCGATTTTGGCTGAAATGGATCAAAATCAAAATGGCTTAACCTTAGAAACACGTTTTGATTTAGCCATCAAAGCCTTTGAGCATACCGCACAATATGATGCGATGATCGCCAACTATTTTGGTAAATTGGTGAAACCTTATTTTGCCGCAAATGAAGAAGAGCAAAATGCCCTGTGCGGCCAATTCCCACGCACCTTGAATTTGAATTTTATTCGCAAACAAACAATGCGTTATGGGGAAAATGGTCATCAAAATGCTGCATTTTATGTGGAAAAAGAACAAAAAGAAGCCAGCGTATCCACGGCAAAACAGCTACAAGGCAAAGCCCTTTCTTATAACAATATTGCCGATACGGACGCCGCACTGGAATGTGTGAAAAGTTTTAATGAACCTGCTTGCGTGATCGTGAAACACGCGAACCCTTGCGGTGTTGCCTTAGGCGAAGATATTTTAGATGCCTACAACCGCGCCTATCAAACCGATCCAACTTCAGCTTTCGGCGGCATTATTGCCTTTAACCGTCCTTTAGATGAAGCAACAGCACAAGCCATTGTTGATCGTCAATTTGTTGAAGTGATTATTGCCCCAGTGGTGCAAGAGGGGGCGAAAGCCGTATTGAAAGCGAAGAAAAATGTACGTGTTTTAGAATGTGGCGAATGGCATAGCGAGCCACAGCAACGCTTAGATTTTAAACGAGTTAATGGCGGATTATTAGTGCAAGATAGCGATTTAGGAATGGTCGATCTTGCTGATTTACAAGTGGTGAGCAAACGTAAGCCAACAGAAAAAGAACTGCAAGATTTACTATTTTGCTGGAAAGTGGCGAAATTTGTGAAATCGAACGCCATTGTGTATGCCAAAGATAATCAAACCATCGGTATTGGCGCAGGACAAATGAGCCGTGTTTATTCAGCCAAAATTGCGGGCATTAAAGCACAAGATGAAGGCTTGGAAGTGAAAGGTTGCGTAATGGCGTCTGATGCCTTCTTCCCATTCCGTGATGGTATTGATGCTGCTGCCAAAGTAGGCATTGAATGTGTGATTCACCCAGGTGGCTCAATGCGTGATCAGGAAGTGATCGATGCCGCAGATGAACACAATATGGTGATGGTGCTAACGGGAATGCGTCATTTCCGTCATTAA
- the purD gene encoding phosphoribosylamine--glycine ligase — translation MNILIIGNGGREHALAWKVAQSPLASKVFVAPGNAGTAREKGFGKSAVENVAISATDIPALVKFAQENQVGLTIVGPEAPLVAGVVDAFEQAGLTIFGPSQAAAQLEGSKAFTKDFLARHQIPTAEYQNFTDVEQALAYVRQKGAPIVIKADGLAAGKGVIVAMTLAEAEEAIKDMLSGNAFGDAGSRVVIEEFLDGEEASFIVMVDGKNVEPMATSQDHKRVGESDKGLNTGGMGAYSPAPVVTPEIHQRVMEQIIYPTVQGMAAEGNVYKGFLYAGLMIDKNGQPKVIEFNCRFGDPETQPIMMRMDSDLVELCLKACEGKLDQVKSQWKKQAALGIVLAAEGYPADYRKGDEIQGLPTTEQADEKVFLAGVSEENGKLLTNGGRVLCATALGDSVLDAQQKALKLAEQIQWQGRFFRHDIGWRAIAREKSSS, via the coding sequence ATGAATATTTTAATTATCGGAAATGGTGGGCGTGAACACGCCCTTGCGTGGAAAGTAGCGCAATCCCCTTTAGCCAGTAAAGTGTTTGTTGCCCCGGGCAATGCAGGCACAGCGAGAGAAAAGGGTTTCGGCAAAAGTGCGGTGGAAAATGTGGCAATTTCTGCGACAGATATTCCAGCATTAGTGAAATTTGCCCAAGAAAATCAAGTGGGCTTAACCATTGTAGGGCCAGAAGCCCCGTTGGTAGCAGGCGTTGTCGATGCCTTTGAACAAGCAGGTTTAACCATTTTTGGCCCTAGCCAAGCCGCCGCTCAGCTAGAAGGCTCAAAAGCATTCACCAAAGATTTCTTAGCGCGTCATCAAATTCCAACGGCAGAATATCAAAACTTCACAGATGTAGAACAAGCCCTTGCTTATGTTCGCCAAAAAGGCGCACCGATTGTGATTAAAGCAGACGGTCTGGCAGCAGGTAAAGGTGTGATTGTGGCAATGACGTTAGCGGAAGCAGAAGAAGCCATTAAAGATATGCTTTCAGGCAACGCCTTTGGTGATGCAGGTTCACGCGTGGTGATTGAAGAGTTTTTAGATGGCGAAGAAGCCAGTTTTATCGTGATGGTGGACGGCAAAAATGTTGAGCCAATGGCAACCAGCCAAGATCACAAGCGTGTGGGTGAGAGCGACAAAGGCTTAAATACGGGCGGAATGGGCGCTTATTCGCCAGCCCCTGTGGTTACCCCTGAAATTCATCAGCGTGTGATGGAGCAAATTATTTATCCAACCGTGCAAGGAATGGCGGCTGAAGGCAATGTATATAAAGGCTTTTTATATGCTGGCCTGATGATCGATAAAAATGGTCAGCCAAAAGTGATTGAATTTAACTGCCGTTTTGGTGATCCTGAAACGCAACCTATTATGATGCGAATGGATTCTGATTTGGTGGAACTTTGCTTAAAAGCCTGCGAAGGGAAGCTCGATCAAGTTAAATCGCAATGGAAAAAACAAGCCGCGCTAGGCATCGTGCTTGCGGCAGAGGGCTATCCTGCGGATTATCGCAAAGGTGATGAAATCCAAGGGTTACCAACTACTGAGCAGGCAGATGAAAAAGTTTTCCTTGCAGGCGTGAGCGAAGAAAACGGTAAATTGCTCACCAACGGCGGACGGGTGCTTTGTGCCACCGCATTAGGTGATTCCGTGCTTGATGCTCAACAGAAAGCCTTAAAACTCGCTGAACAAATTCAATGGCAAGGACGTTTCTTCCGCCATGATATTGGCTGGAGAGCTATTGCACGCGAGAAGTCATCGTCATAG
- a CDS encoding LTA synthase family protein has translation MQYLLLSLFTLAAVIFIINSHYRWTYFFAIAQFVLFFSLMFSLTGQWQRGLNFAAVLFVVLMLFHRLKIHFYKQPLLVSDFFLVFDWRNWETLLHYRSAIFAIVGLIGLLVYAVMGWSSADVASIEWRILASAVLFFTIFAICHYSKNKSAIKQWLDSLPDDGRDVFLNLPMSCRGVFFKPPVFDGDTDYFLKQKQQVADYPLTTQAEKPDIVVWLQESTLNPHSFVFESGNIPPITMYENQADTKFNSHLRVHTLGGATWKSEFAFLSGLPSTDFGAMANAVFYSVVPHLQYSFIQNLKAQGYYCVALSPFTKGNYNAKPAYDHLGFDLMLQPQELGYPAPLSKNLWTIGSDEMSQYVQKILQKEGIPALEKVNQPLFVYVLTMREHGPYHDVGNVFNLQNQGFTAKGTGELNDYIQRIVKLNDVIEDFNRYMQNRHKPYVLAYFGDHQISISGAQPAYQFDYPNPDYITQFVVRSNMQTNFEQQQDFLDLAQAGGLILEIAGLPADEFMQANIAMRKLSGGKLQDCQDEQLLAGYRHYLYQQLKVAK, from the coding sequence ATGCAATACCTCCTACTCTCCCTCTTCACCCTCGCTGCGGTGATTTTCATTATTAATTCACATTATCGCTGGACGTATTTTTTTGCGATTGCACAGTTTGTGTTGTTTTTCAGTTTAATGTTTAGCCTTACAGGGCAGTGGCAGCGTGGGCTGAATTTTGCGGCGGTGCTGTTTGTGGTGTTGATGCTTTTCCATAGGCTGAAAATTCATTTTTATAAACAACCGCTCTTGGTGTCGGATTTCTTTTTGGTTTTCGATTGGCGGAATTGGGAAACCTTATTGCATTATCGCTCAGCGATTTTTGCCATTGTGGGGCTGATTGGCTTGTTGGTCTATGCCGTGATGGGCTGGTCCTCAGCAGACGTAGCAAGTATTGAATGGCGAATTTTGGCAAGTGCGGTGCTTTTTTTCACGATTTTTGCCATTTGCCATTACAGCAAAAATAAATCAGCCATTAAGCAATGGCTTGATTCCTTGCCTGATGATGGGCGAGATGTGTTTTTAAACCTACCAATGTCTTGCCGTGGTGTGTTTTTTAAACCGCCTGTTTTTGATGGGGATACAGATTATTTTCTTAAACAAAAACAACAGGTTGCTGATTATCCACTTACCACACAGGCAGAGAAACCAGATATTGTGGTATGGCTTCAAGAATCTACCTTAAACCCGCATAGCTTTGTATTTGAAAGCGGCAATATTCCGCCAATTACAATGTATGAAAATCAGGCTGATACCAAGTTTAACAGCCATTTGCGTGTGCATACTTTAGGTGGTGCAACCTGGAAATCAGAGTTTGCGTTTCTGTCTGGGCTGCCTTCAACGGATTTTGGCGCAATGGCGAATGCCGTGTTTTATTCTGTTGTGCCACATTTGCAATACAGTTTTATCCAAAATCTGAAAGCGCAGGGCTATTATTGTGTGGCTTTATCGCCGTTCACAAAAGGCAATTACAACGCCAAGCCGGCCTATGATCATCTTGGTTTTGATCTAATGTTGCAGCCCCAAGAGTTGGGTTATCCCGCACCGTTAAGCAAAAATTTATGGACGATTGGCAGTGATGAAATGAGCCAATATGTGCAGAAAATTTTGCAAAAAGAAGGTATTCCTGCGCTTGAAAAGGTGAATCAGCCTTTATTTGTTTATGTTCTTACAATGCGTGAACACGGGCCTTATCACGATGTTGGGAATGTATTTAATCTACAAAATCAAGGGTTTACCGCTAAAGGAACGGGCGAATTAAACGATTATATCCAGCGAATTGTGAAGCTCAATGATGTTATCGAAGATTTCAATCGCTATATGCAAAATCGTCATAAACCTTATGTGCTGGCTTATTTTGGTGATCACCAAATTTCTATTAGTGGTGCGCAGCCTGCTTATCAATTTGATTATCCAAATCCGGATTACATTACGCAATTTGTGGTGCGTAGCAATATGCAAACTAACTTTGAGCAACAACAGGATTTCCTTGATTTAGCACAGGCAGGCGGTTTAATTTTAGAAATTGCAGGATTGCCAGCCGATGAATTTATGCAAGCCAATATTGCAATGCGCAAACTGAGCGGTGGAAAATTGCAAGATTGCCAAGATGAGCAATTATTGGCAGGCTATCGTCACTATTTGTATCAACAATTAAAGGTGGCGAAATAG
- a CDS encoding O-antigen ligase family protein yields MILYKNSYSFVINLTMTIFFVGLIVIPKAYGVGIVLSVLGLFYFLVAYFKNKVNVFNKNYLGFYIIFCIYFFVYLLVMFIYSESSKTLDEPSRALYFLLIFFLLQFVRDKLKLLLYIIPLGAIAAGLVASYQVFILQQQRALSFSFQMPIQHGDMAMSLGMFSLAILFYCLKKNMGQLALLNFFGVLGGAMASLLSLSRGGWLLMPLIIVTMFYINNKYFSKRSVVAILLSLFIFGGTFLVNKTAIIHRLEVAYNQVSYSLNNKENVKRDGSIAPRLALWNAAWIAIKEKPILGWGDKGAKLKRQQQFEEGVLNYHDSQYGHAHNQYINDFLERGVIGLASLLLIFLFPLWKFYKAYKENKSNIDIQLLAILGIIHITSVMSYCLTQDFLDHNSGNMFYFFLTVLFYAMILSFQSDKNR; encoded by the coding sequence ATGATTCTTTACAAAAATTCTTATTCATTTGTTATCAATTTAACAATGACGATATTCTTTGTTGGTCTGATAGTAATACCAAAAGCGTATGGAGTGGGAATAGTATTATCTGTATTAGGATTATTTTATTTTCTAGTTGCTTATTTTAAGAATAAGGTGAATGTTTTTAATAAAAACTATCTAGGGTTTTATATTATATTTTGTATTTATTTTTTTGTATATCTCTTGGTGATGTTTATTTACTCAGAATCAAGTAAAACACTAGACGAACCTAGTCGAGCCTTATACTTTTTATTGATATTCTTTTTATTACAATTTGTTAGAGATAAATTAAAGCTACTACTGTATATAATTCCTTTAGGTGCTATTGCCGCTGGGCTTGTTGCTTCCTATCAAGTTTTTATCCTTCAACAACAACGTGCGTTAAGCTTTTCGTTTCAGATGCCTATCCAACATGGAGATATGGCTATGTCTTTAGGGATGTTTAGTCTAGCTATATTGTTTTATTGTTTAAAGAAAAATATGGGACAATTAGCACTATTAAATTTTTTTGGGGTATTAGGTGGTGCTATGGCTAGTCTGCTAAGTTTATCAAGAGGAGGCTGGTTATTAATGCCATTGATTATTGTAACTATGTTTTATATAAATAATAAATATTTTTCTAAACGTTCAGTAGTAGCTATTCTACTTTCTTTATTTATATTTGGTGGTACATTTTTAGTAAATAAAACGGCAATCATTCATAGACTTGAAGTTGCGTATAATCAAGTTAGTTATTCACTGAATAATAAAGAAAATGTAAAAAGGGATGGTTCTATTGCTCCTAGGTTGGCTTTATGGAATGCAGCTTGGATAGCAATAAAAGAAAAGCCTATTTTAGGCTGGGGGGATAAAGGCGCAAAACTTAAAAGACAGCAGCAATTCGAGGAGGGGGTATTGAATTATCATGATAGTCAATATGGTCATGCTCATAATCAATATATTAATGATTTCTTGGAGCGAGGTGTTATTGGTTTAGCATCTCTGTTGTTAATATTTTTATTTCCATTATGGAAGTTTTATAAAGCTTACAAAGAGAATAAAAGTAATATAGACATTCAATTACTTGCAATACTAGGAATAATACATATTACCTCAGTTATGTCTTATTGCTTAACTCAGGATTTTTTAGATCATAATTCGGGTAATATGTTTTACTTTTTTTTAACAGTATTATTTTATGCCATGATTTTAAGTTTTCAATCAGATAAGAATAGATAA
- a CDS encoding DoxX family protein has product MNSLNKISPYALGLLRIIAGYMFLLHGTSKFFEYPVSMTGGNGAVELFSMMGIGGVLEIVGGALLILGLFTRPVAFILSGMMAVAYFQIHASLDNVLLPIVNKGELAALYSLVFLNFVFLGAGAFALDNKVCKKS; this is encoded by the coding sequence ATGAATTCATTAAATAAAATTAGCCCTTATGCACTCGGATTATTACGCATTATTGCAGGCTATATGTTTTTATTACACGGCACATCAAAATTCTTTGAATACCCAGTTTCAATGACAGGTGGCAACGGTGCTGTGGAACTCTTTTCAATGATGGGCATTGGCGGTGTGTTAGAAATCGTTGGTGGTGCATTATTGATCTTAGGGTTATTTACTCGCCCAGTGGCATTCATTCTTTCTGGTATGATGGCGGTGGCATATTTCCAAATTCATGCTTCTTTGGATAACGTGTTATTGCCAATCGTCAATAAAGGTGAGCTTGCTGCGCTATATTCTTTAGTTTTCTTAAACTTTGTGTTCTTAGGCGCAGGCGCTTTTGCATTAGATAACAAAGTCTGCAAGAAAAGCTAA
- a CDS encoding DNA glycosylase, translated as MSKQIETHPFPAILPPHATVMMMGSFPPKAEKRCMEFHYPNFQNDMWRVYGEVFFGRADYFQVPNEKRFDPARIKDFLWQKGIALCPTVRKAIREQDNASDKFLKVVESVNLSEVLPQVPQCHWIFTTGGKATEILLSLLPEKVKAPKTNSFISYPYPDFSLNLYRLPSTSRAYPLAFDKKVAAYRRFFEMVGLV; from the coding sequence ATGAGCAAGCAAATCGAAACCCACCCATTTCCTGCGATATTGCCACCGCACGCCACAGTGATGATGATGGGAAGTTTTCCCCCTAAGGCGGAAAAACGCTGTATGGAATTTCATTATCCCAATTTTCAAAATGATATGTGGCGTGTGTATGGCGAAGTGTTTTTCGGGCGTGCAGATTATTTTCAAGTGCCAAATGAAAAACGCTTTGATCCCGCACGAATTAAGGATTTTTTATGGCAAAAGGGCATTGCATTATGTCCAACGGTGCGCAAAGCCATTCGGGAGCAAGATAATGCTTCAGATAAATTTTTGAAAGTGGTGGAAAGCGTAAATCTTAGCGAAGTGCTGCCCCAAGTGCCGCAATGCCACTGGATTTTCACCACAGGGGGCAAAGCTACTGAGATTTTGCTTTCTCTATTGCCTGAAAAGGTCAAAGCACCGAAAACCAACAGCTTTATCTCTTACCCTTATCCCGATTTTTCGCTCAATTTATATCGTCTGCCGTCCACTTCAAGGGCTTATCCACTTGCCTTTGACAAAAAAGTGGCGGCCTATCGGAGATTTTTTGAAATGGTGGGATTGGTTTAA
- a CDS encoding polysaccharide biosynthesis protein has product MLLSHNKDSRTKVLIYGAGYSGRQLLTALNQSSHYSVIGFIDDNKALHKTILHGITVYSPKSLGKLIDNKNIKKILLAMPSATQSQRKAIINRISKYKCEVLTIPGMEDIVSGKAHLTSLNQVSISDLLGRDPVTPIESLLAQDIKNKIVMVTGAGGSIGSELCRQIIKQSPKKLILFELNEFSLYQIHQELLKNADFQHVELIPLLGSVQRKHRLDIIMRSFKVETVYHAAAYKHVPLVEYNVVEGIRNNIFGTLYCAQAAIEAGVSTFVLISTDKAVRPTNIMGTTKRMAELILQALAKTQNTTRFCMVRFGNVLGSSGSVVPLFNKQIQEGGPITLTHQKITRFFMTIPEAASLVIQAGAMGKGGDVFVLDMGKPVKIYDLAVRMIHLSGLTLKNEKNPDGDIEILITGLRPGEKLYEELLIGENVQGTLHPRIMTATETMLDWHVLNNILQQLDILCSEYKIDEIRDLLISSSTAFSPTTENCDMVYQNLSQ; this is encoded by the coding sequence ATGTTACTTAGTCATAATAAAGATTCTAGAACTAAAGTTTTGATCTATGGGGCTGGTTATTCAGGCCGACAACTACTAACAGCCTTAAATCAAAGTTCTCATTATTCAGTCATTGGCTTTATTGATGATAATAAAGCTCTGCATAAAACCATATTACATGGCATTACTGTTTATAGCCCTAAATCATTAGGCAAATTAATAGACAATAAAAACATTAAAAAAATCCTATTAGCAATGCCTAGTGCAACGCAAAGTCAGCGTAAAGCGATTATTAATCGAATTAGTAAATATAAATGTGAAGTACTTACAATACCAGGAATGGAAGATATTGTCAGCGGTAAAGCACATTTAACTAGTTTAAATCAAGTTTCAATTTCTGATCTCTTAGGGCGTGATCCAGTAACTCCCATTGAGTCCTTATTGGCGCAGGATATAAAAAATAAAATTGTTATGGTGACCGGTGCTGGTGGTTCTATCGGTTCTGAGTTATGCCGTCAGATTATTAAGCAATCACCTAAAAAGTTAATTTTATTTGAGTTAAATGAATTTTCGTTATATCAAATACACCAAGAATTATTAAAAAATGCTGATTTTCAACACGTTGAACTAATTCCATTATTGGGTTCGGTACAAAGAAAGCATAGACTAGATATTATAATGCGTTCATTCAAAGTAGAAACGGTTTACCACGCAGCCGCATATAAACACGTTCCTTTAGTTGAATACAATGTTGTTGAAGGGATTCGTAATAACATTTTTGGAACCTTATATTGTGCCCAAGCAGCTATTGAAGCAGGAGTTTCTACTTTTGTCTTGATTTCTACTGACAAAGCGGTTCGTCCAACCAATATAATGGGTACAACAAAGCGTATGGCTGAATTAATTCTACAAGCATTGGCCAAAACGCAAAATACAACGCGTTTTTGTATGGTTCGTTTTGGAAATGTTTTAGGTTCTTCGGGTTCTGTGGTTCCATTATTTAATAAACAGATTCAAGAAGGTGGCCCAATAACATTAACACATCAAAAAATCACGCGCTTTTTTATGACAATCCCTGAGGCCGCCTCACTAGTTATCCAAGCTGGTGCAATGGGAAAAGGTGGAGATGTTTTTGTTTTAGATATGGGTAAACCAGTAAAAATTTATGATTTAGCCGTAAGAATGATTCATTTAAGCGGTCTAACATTAAAAAATGAAAAAAATCCTGATGGGGATATTGAGATCTTAATTACGGGTCTTAGACCGGGTGAAAAATTATATGAAGAATTACTTATTGGGGAAAATGTGCAAGGAACGCTACACCCTCGTATTATGACCGCTACCGAAACAATGCTTGATTGGCATGTGCTAAATAATATTTTGCAACAACTAGATATACTGTGTTCAGAATACAAGATTGATGAGATTAGGGATTTATTGATTTCTTCATCTACAGCTTTTAGCCCAACAACAGAAAATTGTGATATGGTATATCAAAATTTATCTCAATAA